TCGTCGATGCTCGAGACCGGACTTAAGGTGATCGACTTGCTCGCGCCTTATCCGAAAGGCGGCAAGATCGGCCTGTTCGGCGGCGCCGGCGTCGGCAAGACCGTTATAGTCATGGAACTTATCAGAAGTATCGCGACCGAGCACGGCGGCGTATCTGTCTTCGGAGGCGTCGGCGAGCGCACGAGGGAAGGAAACGACCTCTGGCTCGAGCTAAATGAATCCGGAGTCGTCAAAAAGACCGCGCTCGTCTTCGGGCAGATGAACGAGCCGCCCGGGGCGAGATTGCGCGTCGGCCTTTCGGCCCTGACGATGGCAGAGTATTTTCGAGACGAGGAGGGCATGAACGTCCTCCTGTTCATCGATAACATATTCAGGTTCGTACAGGCCGGCTCAGAGGTCTCTACTCTCCTCGGCCGCATGCCCTCTGCCGTAGGCTACCAGCCGACCCTCGGCACGGAGATGGCCGAACTCCAGGAGAGGATCACTTCGACCAAGCGCGGCTCGATCACTTCCGTGCAGGCCATATATGTCCCGGCCGACGACCTGACCGACCCGGCCCCGGCAACGACATTCTCGCACCTCGACGCTACAACAGTCCTCTCGCGCAAGATATCCGACCTCGGCATATATCCCGCGGTTGACCCGCTCGACTCGACCTCGAGGATACTCGATCCGAGGATACTCGGCGAAGACCACTATAATACGGCAAGGAATATCCAGAAGGTCCTGCAGAGGTATAAAGACCTGCAGGACATCATAGCCATACTCGGCATCGACGAGCTTTCCGAAGAGGATAAGTTGACGGTCGCCCGCGCGAGGAAGATACAGAAATTCTTCTCCCAGCCGTTCTTCGTCGCCGAGGCGTTCACCGGCATCAAGGGCAAATATGTAAAGCTCGCGGATACGATAAAGGGGTTCAAGATGATACTCGAGGGCAAACTCGACGACGTTCCGGAACAGGCGTTCTTCATGGTAGGGCCTATCGAGGAAGCGATCGAGAAAGGCGAGCAATTAAAACGCGAAAGCGCATGAACGGCTAATGGCTGAAAAATTATTCAAAATAAGCATTACCACTCCTGAAAAGACGGTATTCGAAGGCGAGATATCCTCCCTTGTGGCGCCGGGAGAGGGAGGTTATTTCGGGGTGCTGGTAGACCATGCCCCGCTTATCGCGAACATCGTCCCCGGGAAGATAACGATTAAAGATGCGTCGGAGCAGCCTACGGTATTTAAGTGCAAAAGCACCGGCATTATCGAAGTGCTCAAGAACAATGTAAACCTTCTTGTTGATTCAGCGGAGCGGGCATGAGCCATATCCTGCAATTACTTATAGCCCTAAGCATAATAATAGCGGCCGCTAAGATGATGGGAAGCCTGAGCGCGGCCGTAAAGCAACCTCCTGTCTTCGGAGAGATCCTTGTCGGCCTGATACTGGGCCCGAGCGTCCTGAATATGATGGGCTGGGGAATATTCCAGCCCCACGGCGCCGAGATGGTGCCCGCTGTCGGCGAAATTATACACGACATAGCCGAAATAGGCGTCATCCTGCTCATGTTCATCGCAGGGCTCGAGACCGACATAAAAGGTATCCTCAGGGTGGGAAATAACGCCTTCTGGGCAGCAGCCGGCGGCGTGGTCCTGCCGCTGGGCATCGGCACCTGGTTCTCCAGCGCAATGGGTTTTTCGTTGAGCGAATCAATCTTTATCGGGACGATACTGACCGCAACATCGGTCTCGATTACCGCGCAGACATTGATGGAGATCGGGGCGCTGAAGTCGAAAGAGGGCTCGACCATCCTCGGCGCGGCCGTCATTGACGACGTCATGGGGATAATAGTACTTTCCCTTGTCGTCGCCTTCTCGATAAATCCTTCAACGGGCGCTTCTGCCGCCGCAAACACCTCATCCATTATTACGCTGGCCCTGCAGATCGTCCTGTTCTTCGTGATCGCTATATTGATAGGCGCGAAATTTTTCGATAAGATACTGGATCGTGCGGTAAAGTTGACGGACGCCCACGCGCTCTTCGCAATGACCCTGGTCTTATGTTTTCTTTACGCATGGGCTGCGGAATATTTCGGGAGGGTAGCCGCCATAACCGGCGCTTACATCTGCGGTGTCATGCTTACGAGGTCCAAATATTTCGAGAAGATCGGGCATTCCGCGAAAACATTCGCGTATCCTCTTTTTATCCCCGTCTTCCTAATAGACATAGGGCTGCGCGCCGACGCGCGAGAGCTCGGAGGAAGCGCGGTCTTCGCGATAGGGATAATACTGATAGCGATAGTCACCAAGGCCGTGGGCTGCATGGCCGGGGCCAGGGCGACGGGATTCAGCTCTAAGGAATCGTTCCGTGTCGGGATAGGCATGATATCCAGGGGCGAGGTAGGTTTGATAATCGCCAGCTATGGGCTCACGCATGCCATAATACAAAAAGATATCTTTTCGGCGATGGTCCTGATGGTCCTCATCACCACCCTCATCACGCCGGTGCTTCTGCATTTCGTATTCCCTAAAAAACATATCGTCGAAACTTAAACTACTTCCTGCTCCCGGGCTTGATGACGGGTTTTCCTGCCTTGCAGAGCGGGCAGTCTTCCGGCTGGAATGTCTCAACCTTCAATTGCGCGAGTGACTTGAAAGGTACGCTGAATTTCGCCTTGCCGCCTGACCTGTCAATTATCGCGCCGACACCTACCGCTTCCGCGCCGAGGCCCTTTACGAGGTCGACGACTTCCTGCGCCGAACCGCCGGTAGTGGTGACATCTTCTATTACCAATACTTTTTCGCCGGGCTTAAGCTTGAACCCGCGCCTCAATGCCATCTTCCCCTCTTCCCTCTCGGAAAATATCCCTCTTACGCCCAGGGCGCGGGCGACTTCATAGGCCGCGGTGATCCCGCCGACAGCCGGCCCGATCACGACGTCTATCTTTTCGTTTTTAAATTTCGCGGCGAGTTCCCCGCAAAGTTTGGCCGCTATTTTAGGGTCGGCCAGGACGAGCGCGCACTGGAGATAATACTCGCTATGCAGCCCGCTCGAGAGCTTGAAATGGCCTTTATGGAATGCGTTCTCTTCCTCGAATATTCTCATTACCGATTCCTGGTTCAACTCTCCATCTCCTTTATTATCTTCTTCGCCGCCGCGAGCGGGTCTTTT
This portion of the Candidatus Omnitrophota bacterium genome encodes:
- the pyrE gene encoding orotate phosphoribosyltransferase, encoding MNQESVMRIFEEENAFHKGHFKLSSGLHSEYYLQCALVLADPKIAAKLCGELAAKFKNEKIDVVIGPAVGGITAAYEVARALGVRGIFSEREEGKMALRRGFKLKPGEKVLVIEDVTTTGGSAQEVVDLVKGLGAEAVGVGAIIDRSGGKAKFSVPFKSLAQLKVETFQPEDCPLCKAGKPVIKPGSRK
- a CDS encoding cation:proton antiporter, translated to MSHILQLLIALSIIIAAAKMMGSLSAAVKQPPVFGEILVGLILGPSVLNMMGWGIFQPHGAEMVPAVGEIIHDIAEIGVILLMFIAGLETDIKGILRVGNNAFWAAAGGVVLPLGIGTWFSSAMGFSLSESIFIGTILTATSVSITAQTLMEIGALKSKEGSTILGAAVIDDVMGIIVLSLVVAFSINPSTGASAAANTSSIITLALQIVLFFVIAILIGAKFFDKILDRAVKLTDAHALFAMTLVLCFLYAWAAEYFGRVAAITGAYICGVMLTRSKYFEKIGHSAKTFAYPLFIPVFLIDIGLRADARELGGSAVFAIGIILIAIVTKAVGCMAGARATGFSSKESFRVGIGMISRGEVGLIIASYGLTHAIIQKDIFSAMVLMVLITTLITPVLLHFVFPKKHIVET
- the atpC gene encoding ATP synthase F1 subunit epsilon, producing MAEKLFKISITTPEKTVFEGEISSLVAPGEGGYFGVLVDHAPLIANIVPGKITIKDASEQPTVFKCKSTGIIEVLKNNVNLLVDSAERA
- the atpD gene encoding F0F1 ATP synthase subunit beta, producing MAYGEVIQVIGPSVDIRFPEHQMPRILNAVKIEDKDRNIDLTLEVAQHIGNDTVRCIALASTDGLVRGMKALDTGNTITVPVGEQTLGRIFNLLGTPIDNKGALPDPEKRYSIHRDPPSFEEQLTVSSMLETGLKVIDLLAPYPKGGKIGLFGGAGVGKTVIVMELIRSIATEHGGVSVFGGVGERTREGNDLWLELNESGVVKKTALVFGQMNEPPGARLRVGLSALTMAEYFRDEEGMNVLLFIDNIFRFVQAGSEVSTLLGRMPSAVGYQPTLGTEMAELQERITSTKRGSITSVQAIYVPADDLTDPAPATTFSHLDATTVLSRKISDLGIYPAVDPLDSTSRILDPRILGEDHYNTARNIQKVLQRYKDLQDIIAILGIDELSEEDKLTVARARKIQKFFSQPFFVAEAFTGIKGKYVKLADTIKGFKMILEGKLDDVPEQAFFMVGPIEEAIEKGEQLKRESA